From Candoia aspera isolate rCanAsp1 chromosome 4, rCanAsp1.hap2, whole genome shotgun sequence, a single genomic window includes:
- the LOC134496455 gene encoding olfactory receptor 12D1-like: MENQTQVEQFILLGLNNVLELQYIVFAIFLLLYVATLVGNGATVIVVLTEPHLHTPMYFFLGNLSCLDIIHSTVTVPKMLAGFLTELQTISFNGCMIQLFFFYFMGGTEGILLGIMAYDRYVAICNPLRYTVIMRKEVYVLMVATAWSIGFSQALMHAVMTAFLPFCGSNQIEHFICDVKPLLKLACGNTHLNLIILSIGTSCVVMGPFIIILLSYLYIITFLLLKVKSQSGWQKAFSTCGSHLTVVALLYVPVLLNSMLPTVGTTSQRDVIITVLYSAITPVLNPLIYTLKSQEVKMAMKNILGKKNRTW, translated from the coding sequence ATGGAAAACCAAACCCAGGTAGAACAATTCATCTTGTTGGGTCTGAACAATGTCTTGGAGCTTCAGTATATAGTCTTTGCAATTTTTCTGCTGTTGTATGTGGCCACATTAGTGGGGAATGGAGCTACTGTCATTGTAGTCTTAACTGAACCTCACCTTCACACTCCCATGTACTTTTTCCTTGGAAATCTTTCCTGCCTTGACATCATTCACTCCACAGTAACTGTACCAAAGATGCTAGCTGGTTTTCTAACAGAGCTGCAAACAATCTCCTTCAATGGCTGCATGATCCAACTCTTCTTCTTCTACTTCATGGGTGGTACTGAAGGCATTCTCCTTGGAAtcatggcctatgaccgctatGTTGCAATATGTAATCCCTTGCGCTATACTGTCATCATGAGAAAAGAGGTCTATGTTCTAATGGTAGCAACAGCCTGGTCTATCGGTTTTTCTCAAGCCTTGATGCATGCAGTGATGACTGCTTTTCTACCCTTCTGTGGATCGAATCAAATTGAGCACTTTATCTGTGATGTCAAGCCTTTGTTGAAACTGGCCTGTGGCAACACACACCTCAATCTCATTATCCTCAGTATTGGGACCAGTTGTGTTGTTATGGGCCCTTTTATCATCATACTCCTCTCCTATCTCTACATTAttactttccttcttttaaaagttaAGTCTCAGAGTGGTTGGCAAAAAGCCTTCTCCACCTGTGGGTCGCACCTGACTGTGGTGGCTTTACTCTATGTTCCTGTGTTGCTTAATTCCATGCTTCCCACTGTTGGTACCACATCACAACGAGATGTGATAATAACTGTCCTTTATAGTGCAATTACCCCAGTTTTGAACCCACTTATCTATACATTGAAAAGCCAGGAGGTTAAAATGGCAATGAAaaacattttggggaaaaaaaatagaacttggTGA
- the LOC134497293 gene encoding olfactory receptor 12D3-like, with product MGNQTEVGQFILLGLTNILELQNVLFAMFLLLYLAILIGNGAIVTVILAEPHLHSPMYFFLGNLSCFDIFLSTVTVPKTLAGLLSEMQTISFNSCIVQLFFFHFLGSSEDILLGLMAYDRYVAICNPLHYTVIMRKEVCIRMVAAAWSTGFFHALMHAVVTAHLPFCGPNHVKHFFCDIKPLLRLACGSTYLNLMLLSIVTSSVAMGPFIIIVLSYLYIIIFLLFKAQSKSGWQKAFSTCGSHLTVVALLYVPVLFNYMLPTVGTSSERDMIITILYSTVTPVLNPLIYTLRNQEVKMAIKKVLKRKLFSFW from the coding sequence atggggaaccagacagaggtgGGACAATTCATCTTGTTGGGTCTGACTAACATCTTGGAGCTTCAGAATGTACTCTTTGCAATGTTTCTTCTATTGTATTTGGCCATCTTAATAGGGAATGGAGCTATTGTCACTGTAATTTTAGCTGAACCACACCTTCACAGtcccatgtattttttcctagGAAATCTGTCCTGCTTTGACATCTTCCTTTCTACAGTAACTGTACCAAAGACATTGGCTGGATTGCTATCAGAAATGCAAACAATTTCTTTCAATAGCTGCATAGtccaattatttttcttccacttcttGGGCAGTAGTGAAGACATTCTCCTTGGACTTATGGCCTATGACCGCTATGTTGCAATATGCAACCCCTTGCACTATACTGTCATCATGAGAAAAGAGGTCTGTATCCGGATGGTAGCAGCTGCCTGGTCCACCGGTTTTTTTCATGCCTTGATGCATGCAGTGGTGACTGCTCACCTTCCCTTCTGTGGTCCAAATCATGTTAAGCATTTTTTTTGTGACATCAAGCCATTGTTGAGACTGGCCTGTGGTAGCACATACCTCAACCTCATGCTTCTCAGTATTGTGACCAGCTCTGTTGCTATGGGCCCTTTTATCATTATTGTTCTCTCTTATCTCTacattattattttccttctcttcaaAGCCCAGAGCAAAAGTGGTTGGCAGAAAGCCTTCTCTACTTGCGGATCCCATCTGACTGTGGTGGCTTTACTCTATGTTCCTGTGTTGTTTAACTACATGCTTCCCACTGTGGGTACCTCATCGGAACGGGACATGATAATAACCATCCTATATAGCACAGTTACCCCAGTTTTGAACCCACTTATTTATACACTAAGAAATCAGGAAGTTAAAATGGCAATTAAAAAGGTTTTGAAGAGAAAACTTTTCAGTTTTTGGTGA
- the LOC134496456 gene encoding olfactory receptor 12D3-like, with protein sequence MENQTEVCGFILLGLKNDLELQYIVFSIFLLLYIATLVGNGAIVIVILTEPQLHTPMYFFLGNLSYLDIFYSTVTVPKMLQGFLSELQTISFNGCMVQLFFFYFLGSSEGILLGIMAYDRYAAICNPLRYSLIMRKWVCIQMAAAAWSIAFFHALMHAVVTARLPFCGPNLIEHFVCDIKPLLKLACGSTYLNLMLLSIVTSCIAMGSFIFILLSYLYIITFLLFKVQSQHSWQKAFSTCGSHLTVVALLYVPVLFNYMLPTVGTPSQRDIIITLIYSAVTPVLNPLIYTLRNQEVKMAMKKILGRKIFIY encoded by the coding sequence atggAGAACCAAACAGAGGTGTGTGGATTCATCTTGTTGGGCCTGAAAAATGACTTGGAGCTTCAATATAtagtcttttctatttttctgctgttGTATATAGCCACATTAGTGGGGAATGGAGCTATTGTCATTGTAATCTTAACTGAACCTCAACTTCATACACCCATGTACTTTTTCCTTGGAAATCTTTCATACCTTGACATTTTCTACTCCACAGTAACAGTTCCAAAGATGCTACAAGGATTTCTTTCAGAGCTGCAGACCATCTCCTTCAATGGCTGCATGGTCcagctcttcttcttctatttcttggGCAGTAGTGAAGGCATTCTCCTTGGAATCATGGCCTATGATCGGTATGCTGCAATATGCAACCCACTGCGCTATAGTCTCATCATGAGAAAATGGGTCTGTATCCAGATGGCAGCAGCTGCCTGGTCTATTGCCTTTTTCCATGCCTTGATGCATGCAGTGGTGACTGCTCGCCTTCCCTTCTGTGGACCAAATCTAATTGAACACTTTGTCTGTGACATCAAGCCATTGTTGAAACTGGCTTGTGGCAGCACCTACCTCAACCTCATGCTTCTCAGTATTGTAACTAGCTGTATTGCTATGGGCTCTTTTATCTTCATACTTCTCTCCTACCTCTACATTATTACTTTCCTCCTCTTCAAAGTGCAGTCCCAGCATAGTTGGCAAAAAGCCTTCTCCACCTGTGGATCCCACCTGACTGTGGTGGCTTTACTCTATGTTCCTGTGTTGTTTAACTACATGCTTCCCACTGTGGGTACCCCCTCTCAACGAGACATAATAATAACCCTCATATATAGTGCAGTTACCCCAGTTTTGAACCCACTTATCTATACACTGAGAAACCAGGAGGTTAAAATGGCAATGAAAAAGATTTTGGGTAGGAAGATTTTCATTTATTGA
- the LOC134496457 gene encoding olfactory receptor 12D1-like: MENQTEVEKFVLMGLSNVLELQYIVFAIFLLLYVATLAGNGATVIVVLTEPHLHTPMYFFLGNLSCLDIIHSTVTVPKMLAGFLTELQTISFNGCMIQLFFFYFMGGTEGILLGIMAYDRYIAICNPLRYTLLMRKEVYLLMAAAAWSTAFFHALMHAVVTARLPFCGPNLIKHFVCDIKPLLKLACGSTYLNLMLLNTVTSCVVMGPFIITVISYFYIITFLLFKVQSQSGRQKAFSTCGSHLTVVALLYIPVLFNYMLPTLGTSSQQEMILTLIYSTITPVLNPLIYTLRNQEVKMAMKKILSRKMFTFW, from the coding sequence ATGGAGAACCAAACAGAGGTGGAAAAATTTGTTTTGATGGGCCTGAGCAATGTCTTGGAGCTTCAGTATATAGTCTTTGCAATATTTTTGCTGTTGTATGTGGCCACATTAGCGGGGAATGGAGCTACTGTCATTGTAGTCTTAACTGAACCTCACCTTCACACTCCCATGTACTTTTTCCTTGGAAATCTTTCTTGCCTTGACATCATTCACTCCACAGTAACTGTACCAAAGATGCTAGCTGGTTTTCTAACAGAGCTGCAAACAATCTCCTTCAATGGCTGCATGATCCAACTCTTCTTCTTCTACTTCATGGGTGGTACTGAAGGCATTCTCCTTGGAAtcatggcctatgaccgctacATTGCAATATGCAATCCTTTGCGTTACACTCTCCTCATGAGAAAAGAGGTTTATCTCCTGATGGCAGCAGCTGCCTGGTCCACTGCTTTTTTCCATGCCTTGATGCACGCAGTTGTGACTGCTCGCCTTCCCTTTTGTGGACCAAATCTAATCAAACACTTTGTCTGTGACATTAAGCCACTGTTGAAACTGGCCTGTGGCAGCACATACCTCAACCTCATGCTTCTCAATACTGTGACCAGTTGTGTTGTTATGGGCCCTTTTATCATCACGGTAATTTCCTATTTCTACATTATTACTTTCCTTCTTTTCAAAGTGCAGTCCCAGAGTGGTCGACAGAAAGCCTTCTCTACCTGCGGATCCCACCTGACTGTGGTGGCTTTACTCTACATTCCTGTATTGTTTAACTACATGCTTCCCACTCTGGGTACCTCCTCTCAACAAGAAATGATACTAACCCTCATATATAGCACAATTACCCCAGTTTTGAACCCACTTATTTATACACTGAGGAATCAGGAGGTAAAAATGGCAATGAAAAAGATTCTGAGCAGGAAGATGTTCACATTTTGgtaa